In Nocardioides sp. JS614, the sequence CCGGCCCCGATACCCAGCGCGCCGAGGCGATCGAACGGATGCGGACCATCGCGCGGGCCCAGGAGGGGGTGCTCGCGGCGTACGCACGCACCGCCCCCTGGCTGCGCCTGGGACCGGAGGCCGGTGACGTCGTAGTGTTCTGCCAGGCCGGCTGGCGGTTCAGCGAGCCGGACCCCACCGCGAACCCGATCCCCGGCAACCACGGCCACCCGGCCACCCGGTCGATCCCGTTCTTCGTCGGCGGCGGCCACCCCGACGTACCCCGACGCACCGCGTCCTCGCGGGTCGCCCGCACCATCGACGTCGCCCCCACCGTCGCCGCGTTCTTCGGCGCCGGCGCGCCGAAGGGCGGGTACGACGGCCGCAACCTGCTCCCCCGCACCCCACGACAGCAACCGGTGATCGAGATCGTGGAGGTCCCCGCACCCCACGCCGGCCACCGGTGATCGAGCTCGTCGAGATCCCCGCACCCGCGCAGGGCGGCGACCACCCCCGGCTGACCTCGGTGGTCACCGCCCTGCCTTCACTTCCGGGGTCTCGACAACGCTCGCTGGCGCTCGCTGCTCGACCACCGGAGGACACCCACGCCGGGCGGCGACCACCGCCAACCCGGTGTGGTCACCGCCCTGCCTTCACTTCCGGGGTCTCGACGACGCTCGCTGGCGCTCGCTACTCGACCGACGGCGGCCACCCGCGCCGGGCGGCGACCACCCCCGGCTGCCCTCGGTGGTCACCGCCCTGCCTTCACTTCCGGGGTCTCGACAACGCTCGCTGGCGCTCGCTGCTCGACCACCGGTGGACACCCGCGCAGGGCGGCGACCACCCCCGGCTGACCTCGGTGGTCACCGCCCTGCCTTCACTACCGGGGTCGCGACCCGGTTGCTGCGCAACCCGCTCGACCGACGACGGCACCGACACCGGGCAGGCCGAGCGAGGATCACCGGATCCGCGGCCCGGCGTGGTTCAGTAGTCCGGTGCGTCTGCGTCGTGTCCTCGTCCTGGCCGCGACCGCCGCGGTCGCCGGCTCGCTGCTGGGTGTCGTGCCCGCGCAGGCGGCCCCGGACAGCACCCCGGCGGGAGCGCGGGCACTGGCCGAGGCGCGGGCGGTGCTCGGGGGCGAGAGCCACCGCGACGCGACCCTGACGCTGCGCGAGCTGCGCCGGCACCGCGACGCCCTGTCCGCGGACGACCGGGCGAGCGCCGACCGGCTCCTGGCCCGGCCGAGCACCGGACGCACCAGCTGCTTCACCACCGTGTGCGTGCACTGGTCGGCCAGCGGCCCGAACAAGGCGACCGCCGGGTACGTCGACGAGGTCGCCAGCACCGCCGAGCACGTGTTGTCGACGTACGCCGCCGCCGGCTATCGCGCCCCGGAGAGCGACGGGACCCGCGGCGGGAACGGGCTGCTCGACATCTACCTGCAGGACCTGGGCGCCCAGGGCCTGTACGGCTACTGCGACAGCGACGGTCAGCCACCCGTGAACGGCCCCTACGACACGTGGGCGTACTGCGCCTTCGACAACGACTACCGCGAGTTCCCCGCCCACACCCCCGTGCAGAACCTGCAGGTGACCGCGGCCCACGAGCTCTTCCACGCCGTCCAGTTCGCCTACGACTACTTCGAGGACGGGTGGTTCATGGAGGCCACCGCCACCTGGGCCGAGGACGAGCTCTACGACGACGTCGACGACAACCTGCAGTACCTCGCCCAGAGCCCGCTCACCCAGCCGGCGCGGTCGATGGACCACTTCGAGTCCTACGGCCTGCGGCAGTACGGCGACTGGATCTTCTTCCGCTACCTGACCGAGAACCTCCCCGGCCGCAAGGGCGGGCTGCCCACCCTGGTGCGCGACGTCTGGGAGCAGGCCGACGGCGCCAAGGGCGGTCCCGACGACTACTCCATCCAGGCCGTGGCCCACGTCCTCGCCGAGCGCGGCACCAGCCTGCGTGACACCTGGGCGGCGTTCGCCGACGCGAACCGCCGCCCCGGCACGTCGTACCGCGAAGGCCGGGTCAACAAGTACCCGACGGCGTCCCCAGCCCGCACGATCGCGCTCACCGGCCGCCAGCGGGACACCGGCTGGACGACCCGACGGGTCGACCACCTGGCCAGCACCACCTACCGGATCACCCGGGCCGTGAAGATGAAGGCCCGCCGGCTGCGGCTGCGGCTGGACCTGCCGCGCACCGAGCGCGGGTCGGGTGCGGTCGCCACCGTCTACCGCACCGAGGGCCGGCCCGAGCCGGTGCCGCTGCAGCTCTCGGCACGCGGCAACGCGACCCGGTCCGTGGCCTTTGGCCGGGACGTGAGGTACGTCGAGGTGACCCTCGCGAACGCGGGTGTGGCCTACCGGTGCTGGCGCCGGACCGACACGGGCTACTCCTGCCGGGGCCGCTCGGAGGACGACGACCTGCCGATGCGGCTCCGGGCGGTCGCGCTGCGATAGCCCGATCGGGTCATGCGGCCCGGAGCAACCCGTAGTTGGCTGGTCACGTGTCCATTCACCGTCTCCACACCCGCTTCCAGGCCCGCCTCGTCGTCCCCGCCTGCCTCGCCGTCCTGCTCACCGGCGGGCTGATCGCCGGCCTCCCCGCAGCGAGCGGCGCACCCGGCGACCCGTCGGGAGCGGCCGGCAAGACGACCGCCTCCCGGACCGAGGCCCGGGCCGCGCTCGCCGACGCGCGGGCGGTACTCGCCGGGGACGCGGCGCCGGCGGCAGACGCGACGATGACGCTGCTCCGGCTCTGGCAGCTGCGCGGTGAGCTCACCGGCGCCGACCGGGCCGCGGCGGACCGGCT encodes:
- a CDS encoding MXAN_6640 family putative metalloprotease — its product is MRLRRVLVLAATAAVAGSLLGVVPAQAAPDSTPAGARALAEARAVLGGESHRDATLTLRELRRHRDALSADDRASADRLLARPSTGRTSCFTTVCVHWSASGPNKATAGYVDEVASTAEHVLSTYAAAGYRAPESDGTRGGNGLLDIYLQDLGAQGLYGYCDSDGQPPVNGPYDTWAYCAFDNDYREFPAHTPVQNLQVTAAHELFHAVQFAYDYFEDGWFMEATATWAEDELYDDVDDNLQYLAQSPLTQPARSMDHFESYGLRQYGDWIFFRYLTENLPGRKGGLPTLVRDVWEQADGAKGGPDDYSIQAVAHVLAERGTSLRDTWAAFADANRRPGTSYREGRVNKYPTASPARTIALTGRQRDTGWTTRRVDHLASTTYRITRAVKMKARRLRLRLDLPRTERGSGAVATVYRTEGRPEPVPLQLSARGNATRSVAFGRDVRYVEVTLANAGVAYRCWRRTDTGYSCRGRSEDDDLPMRLRAVALR